In the bacterium genome, GAGCAGTTTACCGGTACGCCCGGCCGCTATGTGAAGAAAGAAGATACGATTGCCGGTTTCAAAGCGATCGCCGAAGGTCAGATGGATGATCTGCCGGAACAAGCCTTCTACATGGTGGGTACCATAGATGAAGCGGAAGAAAAAGCGGAAAAGATGCGCCGATAATCGGTAAACGAAGGAAACATCATGGATAATAATAAATATCATTTGGAAATCATCTCACCGCGCCATGTCGTGTTCAAAGGGGAAGTTGAGAGCTTTACGGCCCCGGGTGCGAGTGGTAGTTTCCAGATCCTCAAAAACCACACGGCTTATATTTCATCGGTACTTATCGGTGAAGTCAAAATCCGTCACACGGACGGGTATGACGAAATTTATGCAACGAGCGGCGGTTTTGTGGAAGTGGAACACAATAAAGTTACTTTTCTTGCGGAGACCTGCGAAAAAGTCAGTTCGATTGACTTGATTCGCGCTCAGGAATCTTACGAGCGCGCCCGCAAACGTCTTGAAGATCGTTCCAGCTACGATCCCGAGCGTTCGCGTCAGGCATTGCTTCGTGCGCGCAATCGTTTGCGTCTTGCGGAAAAATACAACAAACAATAAAACAAGATTGTGTCTGATACACAAAAGCCCTCGTAAATATAACGAGGGCTTTTTGTTTTATGGGACAATGCCCCCGGTAAATACGGAGCGATTTTCCGGGAACGATAGTGTGTCATATTACGCTCACGAAGGCGCAAAGTCAGCAAAGCGAAATTTAGGCCTTAGAGTCTTTGCGTCTTTGCGAGAAGTGGTATTAGCTTTTGAACATGCAACAGATATTCTCATGCATACTTTCCTCACCGTATGACGGCGAATTTGACAAGTGATGTACCGGCCGATGATTCGATATGGGCGATATAGACACCTGCCGCGATCAG is a window encoding:
- the atpC gene encoding ATP synthase F1 subunit epsilon; its protein translation is MDNNKYHLEIISPRHVVFKGEVESFTAPGASGSFQILKNHTAYISSVLIGEVKIRHTDGYDEIYATSGGFVEVEHNKVTFLAETCEKVSSIDLIRAQESYERARKRLEDRSSYDPERSRQALLRARNRLRLAEKYNKQ